A portion of the Manduca sexta isolate Smith_Timp_Sample1 chromosome 20, JHU_Msex_v1.0, whole genome shotgun sequence genome contains these proteins:
- the LOC115444055 gene encoding NEDD8-activating enzyme E1 catalytic subunit has protein sequence MDSGESQVSEYQNRRWMNIRKLLERSGPFCHPDFEPSAEILDFIMNSCKVLVVGAGGLGCELLKDLALMGFKKIHIVDMDTIELSNLNRQFLFRKNDIGLSKAKCAVEFVNKRIPGCEAVAHHCTIQSLDEGFYRQFHIIVCGLDSIVARRWLNGMLVSLLEYNDDRSLDQSSVIPMVDGGTEGFKGNARVILPGMSACIECTLDLYPPQKTYPLCTIANTPRLPEHCIEYVKVIQWAKENPWGSGTALDGDDPQHVAWVYEKAQERAMKHGIANVTYRLTQGVLKNIIPAVASTNAAIAAACATEVFKLASSCCVNMNNYMILNMADGVYTYTFSAEKRQDCIACSNTPHVMEIESNATLQVIYDKLCEDQGYMMKSPGITTVINGRNKTLYMSSIKSIEERTRDNLKKKVTEMGLYNGADILVADVTTPSTITIKLKLIENEDVEMSR, from the exons ATGGATTCCGGTGAATCGCAAGTATCTGAGTATCAGAACAGAAGATGGATGAATATAAGGAAACTCTTGGAAAGATCTGGCCCATTCTGCCATCCTGATTTTGAACCTTCGGCAGAGATTCTTGACTTTATTATGAATTCTTGCAAAGTCCTAGTAGTGGGAGCTGGAGGACTTGGCTGTGAACTATTGAAAGATCTCGCCCTAATggggtttaaaaaaatacatattgtagaCATGGACACTATTGAACTTTCCAACTTGAACAGACAatttttgtttagaaaaaatgatattgggttgtCCAAAGCAAAGTGTGCTGTTGAGTTCGTTAATAAGAG aaTTCCGGGCTGTGAAGCTGTTGCTCATCACTGCACTATTCAAAGCTTGGATGAGGGTTTCTACAGACAATTTCACATTATTGTATGTGGTTTGGATTCAATTGTAGCAAGAAGATGGTTAAATGGGATGCTTGTATCGCTTCTGGAATACAATGATGATA GAAGTTTGGATCAAAGCAGCGTAATACCGATGGTTGATGGAGGCACCGAGGGATTCAAGGGTAATGCTAGAGTGATATTGCCAGGAATGAGTGCTTGTATTGAGTGCACTCTTGATCTGTACCCTCCACAGAAGACTTACCCGCTTTGCACTATTGCCAACACACCAAG attaccGGAACATTGTATTGAATATGTTAAAGTAATACAATGGGCGAAAGAGAATCCTTGGGGTAGTGGCACAGCGTTGGACGGAGACGATCCTCAACATGTGGCATGGGTATACGAGAAGGCCCAAGAGAGGGCCATGAAACATGGTATCGCTAATGTCACATATAGACTAACTCAAGGTGTACTGAAGAATATTATACCAGCTGTTGCTAGCACTAACGCCGCTATAGCAGCTGCGTGTGCCACAGAG GTATTCAAATTAGCTTCATCCTGCTGTGTGAATATGAACAACTATATGATTCTCAACATGGCTGATGGTGTATACACCTACACGTTTAGTGCTGAAAAGAGACAAGACTGCATAGCATGCAGCAATACCCCTCATGTCATGGAAATTGAATCTAATGCTACCCTCCAGGTTATTTATGATAAGCTTTGTGAAGATCAAGGATATATGATGAAGAGTCCAG GTATAACAACTGTAATAAATGGCCGTAACAAAACCCTGTACATGTCGTCAATTAAGAGTATTGAAGAGAGGACCAGAGATAATTTGAAGAAGAAGGTCACAGAAATGGGTTTATATAATGGAGCCGATATACTTGTGGCCGATGTTACAACACCAAGTACTATAACAATcaagttaaaattaattgaaaatgaagATGTTGAAATGTCTCGATGA